In the genome of Dermacentor silvarum isolate Dsil-2018 chromosome 1, BIME_Dsil_1.4, whole genome shotgun sequence, one region contains:
- the LOC119437329 gene encoding amine sulfotransferase: MSRKEVQKKQRQVPYYNIIDGVPRGPYCEPECLRNALNFKPRDGDVILVAYPKSGSHWVQQVMLLILNKGESATDYYDHIEKAAFMEMNGTPELLDKMPSPRMMRTNLPILSRNSCYKNAKYVYMARNPWDCSVSFYHHVKGIAKFRFENGSFEDFLDCFLEGNFGFGDYFDHILAGYEMRNEPNVFFSTYEQFKQDTPGSIRKLAYFLGEEYGKLLDRDENIFKQVMEKSSPEFMKKIMEFESTDSTDGKQQDVKVFNFVRKAKVGDWKHYFNRELLQKMAAKIEEKTKGSDIMDLWKRPTEQDL, encoded by the coding sequence ATGAGTAGGAAGGAAGTTCAGAAGAAGCAGAGGCAGGTGCCTTACTACAACATCATTGATGGCGTGCCCCGAGGACCGTACTGTGAGCCGGAATGCTTGCGCAACGCTCTCAACTTCAAGCCGCGCGACGGTGATGTGATCCTTGTGGCCTACCCAAAATCGGGGTCACACTGGGTTCAGCAGGTCATGCTCCTGATCCTGAACAAGGGCGAGTCAGCCACGGATTATTACGACCACATTGAGAAGGCTGCTTTCATGGAGATGAACGGAACGCCGGAACTCTTGGACAAAATGCCGTCCCCGAGAATGATGCGCACCAACCTCCCGATCCTGAGTCGAAACTCGTGCTACAAGAACGCGAAGTACGTCTACATGGCTCGGAACCCATGGGATTGCTCTGTGTCGTTTTATCATCACGTCAAAGGAATCGCGAAGTTCCGTTTCGAGAACGGAAGTTTCGAGGACTTCCTCGACTGCTTTCTCGAGGGAAATTTCGGATTCGGAGACTACTTCGACCACATTCTGGCCGGCTACGAGATGAGGAACGAGCCGAACGTATTCTTCAGCACCTACGAGCAGTTCAAGCAGGACACGCCCGGAAGCATCCGAAAGCTGGCGTACTTCCTTGGCGAAGAGTACGGCAAACTGCTGGACAGAGACGAGAACATCTTCAAGCAGGTCATGGAGAAGAGCAGCCCTGAGTTCATGAAGAAGATTATGGAGTTCGAGTCGACAGACTCCACCGACGGGAAGCAGCAGGACGTGAAGGTGTTCAACTTTGTGCGTAAAGCCAAGGTGGGAGACTGGAAACATTACTTCAACCGGGAGCTCCTGCAAAAAATGGCTGCCAAGATCGAAGAGAAGACGAAAGGGTCGGACATCATGGATCTCTGGAAACGACCCACGGAGCAGGATTTATAA